In Candidatus Rokuibacteriota bacterium, one genomic interval encodes:
- a CDS encoding MBL fold metallo-hydrolase produces the protein MIFRQLVTPDTGCASYVLGCPRAAACAVVDPQEDIAPHPEMAAREPLRITHVIETHVQADHRSGARRLASVTRAPVFPAAAAVAAIVAPAGPSSVPTASSSMASPGMAATRGT, from the coding sequence ATGATCTTCCGCCAGCTCGTCACGCCCGACACGGGCTGCGCCAGCTACGTCCTCGGCTGTCCGCGCGCGGCCGCCTGCGCCGTCGTGGATCCGCAGGAGGACATCGCCCCGCACCCTGAGATGGCCGCCCGCGAGCCCCTCCGCATCACCCATGTGATCGAGACCCACGTCCAGGCCGACCACCGCTCGGGAGCGCGGCGGCTCGCCTCGGTGACGCGGGCGCCCGTCTTCCCCGCGGCTGCGGCCGTTGCCGCCATTGTCGCACCGGCTGGTCCCAGCTCTGTCCCCACGGCATCGTCGTCTATGGCGTCACCGGGCATGGCGGCCACGCGCGGTACATGA